One window from the genome of Malacoplasma penetrans HF-2 encodes:
- a CDS encoding IgG-blocking protein M codes for MKKMSKFRKGLLAIIGGLTVAGAGIGVTLPLVTSNNNHENSLNNSSSNNGSNLKVNGSVISTDNLNIVATGLSSNVSSQVSRQSLSSSSSSESTVDSKYTAKKKLTTVSGQEKEYLVSTVYENNRKFMPILAYDEDISYNNYQQSREYKDVVYGNFPGWDKKVAVVHQIDNVDLSKAYASVAEFTPTEILKNPSAPESVKQLYVALDSKTMTADVITKLVDRYQPDYLRIESVDDTSIKQLPDMKYFSTVKKVDLGGAFTTIKGVSFPTTTQELKISSDNIKSIDPLQIPESAAIITETVHDARFTEIDLSSHTDLTTDQLQKAVNIVYKDRIKERAFQGNFAGGYIYSWNLQNTGITSFNDVSIPKLNDGTDRFYIAYVAVSSGNSNGTANETITGGKEPSNDSQIGEWWDSSSDGWSKVSKVTVTAKNGASLDYNKTLTEIMGFLAKYPNVKTIDISLLKFEDASKTLDGLKTELTNQIKSKYGEDSSYAKIDFIITSQSN; via the coding sequence ATGAAAAAAATGTCAAAATTTAGAAAAGGATTGTTAGCAATCATTGGTGGTTTAACCGTTGCTGGTGCCGGTATTGGTGTAACACTTCCTTTAGTTACTTCGAATAATAATCATGAAAATTCATTAAATAATTCTAGTAGTAACAATGGTAGCAACTTAAAAGTTAATGGTAGTGTAATATCTACAGACAACTTAAACATTGTCGCAACAGGATTAAGTTCAAATGTAAGTTCACAAGTTAGTAGACAATCTTTAAGTTCTTCAAGTAGCAGTGAATCTACAGTAGATTCAAAATATACAGCTAAGAAAAAATTAACTACAGTAAGTGGTCAAGAAAAAGAATATTTAGTTTCTACAGTTTATGAAAACAATAGAAAGTTCATGCCAATATTAGCATATGATGAAGATATTAGTTATAACAACTATCAACAATCTAGAGAATATAAAGATGTTGTATATGGTAACTTCCCTGGATGAGATAAAAAAGTTGCTGTTGTTCATCAAATTGATAATGTTGATTTATCTAAAGCTTATGCAAGTGTTGCTGAATTTACTCCAACTGAAATCTTAAAAAATCCAAGTGCTCCAGAATCAGTTAAACAATTGTATGTTGCATTAGACAGTAAAACAATGACTGCAGATGTTATCACTAAATTAGTTGATCGTTACCAACCAGATTACTTAAGAATTGAAAGTGTTGATGACACATCAATTAAACAACTTCCAGATATGAAATATTTTTCTACAGTTAAAAAAGTAGACTTAGGAGGGGCATTCACAACTATTAAAGGTGTTTCTTTCCCTACAACTACTCAAGAATTAAAAATTTCATCTGATAACATCAAATCAATTGATCCATTACAAATTCCTGAAAGTGCAGCAATTATTACTGAAACTGTTCATGATGCAAGATTTACAGAAATTGATTTAAGTAGTCATACTGACTTAACAACTGATCAACTACAAAAGGCTGTTAACATTGTTTATAAAGATAGAATAAAAGAAAGAGCTTTCCAAGGTAACTTTGCTGGTGGATATATTTATTCTTGAAACCTACAAAATACTGGTATCACTTCATTTAATGATGTTTCAATACCTAAATTAAATGATGGAACAGATAGATTCTACATTGCTTATGTTGCTGTTTCATCAGGAAACTCAAATGGTACTGCTAATGAAACTATTACTGGTGGTAAAGAACCATCTAATGATTCACAAATTGGTGAATGATGAGACTCTAGTTCTGATGGTTGATCAAAGGTTTCTAAAGTTACAGTAACTGCAAAAAATGGAGCTAGTTTAGATTACAACAAAACATTAACTGAAATTATGGGATTCCTTGCTAAATATCCTAATGTTAAAACTATAGATATTTCTTTATTAAAATTTGAAGATGCAAGTAAAACTTTAGATGGATTGAAAACAGAGTTGACTAATCAAATTAAATCTAAATATGGAGAAGATTCTTCATATGCTAAGATTGATTTCATAATTACTTCTCAATCAAATTAA